Proteins co-encoded in one uncultured Draconibacterium sp. genomic window:
- a CDS encoding SusD/RagB family nutrient-binding outer membrane lipoprotein, with protein MKKITILFLFFIGVFFTSCEYDLDINNSPNAPQEAAPDQRLPYILAETVDFYGSHGTRTANLTQQLGYAYRPGYRYYMFQNWQFANNADAWVWQSWYGYAWVNIEEMLNDAEDAEAWHYTGVGKILKAFGTGTLVDAYGYIAYKEGIAGNIQPDYDDAEYVYSQILPLIDEGIADLQKTQGENAPNLAVGDVMYNGDIDKWIKFAYGVKARFMSHLSKKAEGTDLLAYNPTGILSNIEKSFQSNNDDAEYVGEDGDISARWCIQYQNTGSSNKPGKLWKDYLMNTVDTINGGDETWNSRVVDPRSEVLIPKILEGENDGKFSFAVDLGETDHAPTTDDVNYVGMRSTDDNLLFYTSKTSPYFLLSYSELKFIEAEVYFRQGSMESALTSYHDAIQANMDKLGIPADESAAFMASEAVVQNTSDLTLSHIMMQKYIACTYSPEVWTDMRRCDYCIGPDGTYDYAAGVYKGFDRPPFVYETAFPQDNDYIRRYQMAYYERYYNAAKVEALGVFENEYMTTPVWWDIED; from the coding sequence ATGAAGAAGATAACAATATTATTTCTGTTTTTTATAGGGGTGTTTTTCACCTCTTGCGAATACGACCTGGATATAAACAACTCTCCCAACGCGCCTCAAGAGGCGGCACCCGATCAGCGCCTACCCTATATTTTAGCTGAAACAGTTGATTTTTATGGTAGCCACGGAACACGTACTGCTAACCTTACCCAACAGTTAGGTTATGCTTATCGCCCCGGTTACCGCTATTACATGTTTCAGAACTGGCAATTTGCCAATAATGCCGATGCATGGGTTTGGCAGTCCTGGTATGGTTATGCCTGGGTTAATATTGAAGAAATGCTAAACGATGCCGAAGATGCTGAAGCATGGCACTATACAGGTGTTGGTAAAATTCTTAAAGCATTTGGAACAGGAACATTGGTTGATGCTTACGGATATATTGCATACAAGGAAGGTATTGCCGGAAATATTCAGCCCGATTACGACGATGCAGAATATGTATACAGCCAAATACTTCCGTTAATTGACGAAGGAATTGCTGATCTTCAGAAAACACAGGGAGAAAATGCTCCGAACCTGGCCGTTGGCGATGTAATGTATAATGGCGATATTGACAAGTGGATTAAGTTTGCTTATGGCGTAAAAGCCCGTTTTATGAGCCACCTGTCGAAAAAAGCTGAAGGAACTGATCTGTTGGCATACAACCCTACAGGAATTCTTTCGAATATTGAAAAATCATTCCAATCGAACAACGACGATGCCGAATACGTTGGCGAAGACGGAGACATTTCGGCCAGATGGTGTATTCAGTACCAAAATACAGGTAGCTCTAATAAACCCGGGAAACTATGGAAAGACTACCTGATGAATACCGTTGACACCATTAACGGTGGCGATGAAACCTGGAACAGCCGTGTGGTTGATCCACGCTCGGAAGTACTGATACCTAAAATTCTGGAAGGTGAAAATGACGGTAAATTCTCGTTTGCTGTTGATTTAGGCGAAACAGATCACGCACCAACCACCGACGATGTAAATTATGTTGGAATGCGTTCTACTGATGACAACCTACTGTTTTACACCAGCAAGACTTCGCCTTATTTTCTGCTTTCTTATTCTGAGTTGAAATTTATTGAAGCAGAAGTATACTTCCGCCAGGGAAGCATGGAGAGTGCGCTGACTTCGTACCACGATGCAATTCAGGCAAACATGGACAAACTGGGAATTCCGGCAGATGAAAGTGCTGCTTTTATGGCTAGCGAAGCCGTTGTTCAAAACACATCGGATTTGACATTGAGTCACATTATGATGCAAAAATACATTGCATGTACTTACAGTCCTGAAGTTTGGACGGATATGCGACGTTGCGATTATTGTATCGGTCCTGACGGAACTTACGACTACGCTGCCGGCGTTTACAAAGGATTTGATCGTCCGCCGTTTGTATACGAAACTGCATTCCCTCAGGATAACGACTACATTCGTCGTTACCAGATGGCCTACTATGAGCGTTATTACAATGCTGCCAAGGTAGAGGCACTTGGCGTTTTTGAAAATGAATATATGACCACACCTGTTTGGTGGGACATTGAAGACTAG
- a CDS encoding exodeoxyribonuclease III — protein sequence MKLISWNVNGIRAVTKKNFFEDFKQLDADMLCLQETKAQDDQVAETLAPIAGYHIYSNSAEKKGYSGTAILSKTKPVSVSRDMGIDIHDTEGRVLCLEYEKFYLVNVYVPNSGSELKRLDYRQEWDLAFFNYLKDLEKKKPVVVCGDFNVAHRPIDLARPKPNYNKSAGFMQEEIDGMDRFTQGGLIDTFRHFYPDVADKYSWWSYRAGARGKNVGWRIDYFLVSESFIPQVQKAYILNEVMGSDHCPVAIEIAS from the coding sequence ATGAAACTTATATCATGGAATGTAAACGGAATACGTGCCGTTACTAAAAAGAATTTTTTTGAAGATTTTAAACAATTGGATGCCGATATGTTATGCCTTCAGGAAACAAAGGCGCAGGATGATCAGGTAGCAGAAACACTGGCGCCTATTGCAGGCTACCATATTTATTCCAATTCGGCCGAAAAGAAAGGCTACTCTGGAACAGCAATCCTTTCAAAGACGAAACCGGTAAGCGTTTCGCGCGATATGGGAATTGATATTCATGATACGGAAGGTCGCGTTTTATGCCTCGAATATGAAAAGTTTTATTTGGTAAATGTGTATGTACCTAACTCGGGTAGCGAATTAAAACGTTTGGATTACCGACAGGAATGGGACCTGGCATTTTTCAATTACCTGAAAGACCTGGAGAAAAAAAAGCCAGTAGTAGTGTGTGGCGATTTTAACGTAGCCCACCGCCCTATCGATCTGGCACGGCCAAAACCAAACTACAATAAATCGGCCGGCTTTATGCAGGAAGAAATTGACGGAATGGACCGCTTTACACAAGGCGGACTTATTGATACTTTCCGACATTTTTATCCCGATGTTGCCGATAAATATTCATGGTGGAGTTACCGGGCCGGCGCGCGTGGCAAAAACGTAGGCTGGAGAATCGATTATTTCCTCGTTTCTGAAAGTTTTATTCCACAAGTACAAAAAGCGTATATTTTAAACGAAGTTATGGGCTCCGACCATTGTCCGGTAGCCATTGAAATAGCCAGTTAA
- a CDS encoding SusC/RagA family TonB-linked outer membrane protein, with translation MKRFLFSIFLMSAVTLLATAQKRTINGVVREQSTNDLLPGVTVLEKGTSNGTVTNVDGEFSLSVEQGATLVVSYIGLESKEVTVGTSSTIEVLLVPSSEQVDEVIVTAMGIRKETKALGYAVQAIDGAELVKVKQPNLVNSLNGKIAGVNVTNSGGGAGTSSQIIIRGSTSLSGDNQPLFIVDGIPIDNSTVSADYGAGLSATSTYSGNRGMDINSDDIESISVLKGPAAAALYGLKAAAGAIVITTKKGEAGAMQVNVSSKFKVDTYNRLPEQQTIYGQGSDGAFDDGTTSSWGAPLTGTAYNNLEDFFEPAFSYDVTGSISGGTENGSYFMSVHRLDQNGIVPTTEYTTNSIRFNGEHEKGWFTIGMNTSYIYSQTTKTITGSGLYDSGGTGAMLSVLNWPRSNNMSHWIEGGQRVPLLPNVDPEDDVDNPYWTAHKNPVTDDVHRFIGSGYLTMQPTEWLSTTYRLGLDHYNTFSRNILTPGSAVASPYDEGQVTESQRENNIFTSNLTVSANKKVDDFDLGLMLGHNYEQTTYFSQRQSAIGLLSDFMSVNNADRENQTFDNYQSKKRLYSAFGEFSASYKNMVFMSVTGRNDWSSTLAEENRSFFYSSVSGSFVFSELFGENRKETFSFGKIRASWSQVGKDAPVYKTATYVETVNTIGGGYKNQYTGGNPHLAPETTESTELGLDLRFFNGRLGADFTYYNTRSKDQIISPRVSMATGYIFQYTNFGTVTNKGFEFTLTGKPIQNRNWNWETTLNISHNNGTVSDLPEGVQLLYVTDVQVGPATPASIGDDIFLGLIGTRWERTDDGELILDSDTGLPITSTDATNVVGDREPDVLLGWNNSITHKNWNLSFLVDVRIGGDVYNATEYEMTYSGMSKVTENRGKTQTFEGVMINSETGEYEPTTSTVTLDQDYYQNYYTKEAEPFITSVNWLRLRSASLSYTVPAAFCNRIGFVKGIDLSLTGTNLLLFTNYDGMDPEVSAGGSGVLGAGSSGIDYAGVPATTSVSFGLNVKF, from the coding sequence ATGAAAAGATTCTTATTCTCAATTTTCTTGATGAGCGCGGTAACGTTATTAGCAACGGCGCAGAAACGCACCATTAATGGTGTCGTGCGAGAGCAATCTACCAATGATTTACTCCCCGGAGTAACAGTACTGGAAAAAGGGACTTCAAATGGAACTGTGACGAATGTCGACGGTGAATTTTCCCTTTCTGTTGAGCAGGGAGCAACACTTGTTGTTTCTTACATCGGACTTGAATCGAAAGAAGTCACTGTTGGGACCTCTTCGACTATTGAAGTTTTACTTGTTCCATCCTCTGAACAGGTTGATGAAGTAATAGTAACTGCAATGGGCATCCGCAAAGAAACCAAAGCTCTGGGGTATGCCGTACAGGCGATTGATGGCGCCGAGCTTGTAAAAGTGAAGCAACCTAACCTGGTAAACTCGTTAAACGGTAAAATTGCCGGTGTTAACGTTACCAACTCAGGAGGTGGTGCAGGTACATCATCGCAAATTATTATTCGTGGTAGCACATCACTTTCGGGTGATAACCAACCACTGTTTATTGTCGACGGTATTCCGATTGACAACAGTACAGTAAGTGCCGACTATGGTGCGGGCTTAAGTGCGACTTCAACCTACAGTGGTAACCGTGGTATGGATATCAACTCAGATGATATCGAATCGATTTCTGTACTTAAAGGCCCTGCCGCCGCCGCATTATACGGATTGAAAGCGGCTGCCGGAGCAATCGTAATTACCACTAAGAAAGGTGAAGCCGGAGCTATGCAGGTAAATGTTAGCTCTAAGTTTAAAGTTGACACTTACAACAGATTGCCGGAACAACAAACCATCTACGGACAAGGTAGCGACGGTGCTTTTGATGATGGAACTACATCATCGTGGGGAGCTCCACTTACCGGAACAGCTTACAATAACCTGGAAGATTTTTTCGAGCCTGCATTTTCATACGATGTAACCGGAAGTATTTCGGGTGGAACAGAAAACGGAAGCTACTTTATGTCAGTTCACCGTCTGGATCAGAATGGAATTGTACCTACTACTGAGTACACAACCAACTCTATTCGTTTTAACGGCGAGCACGAAAAAGGATGGTTCACTATAGGAATGAACACCAGCTACATTTACTCGCAAACTACTAAAACGATTACCGGATCGGGGTTATACGACTCGGGAGGAACAGGTGCAATGCTTAGCGTGTTAAATTGGCCACGATCGAACAATATGAGCCACTGGATTGAAGGCGGACAACGTGTACCACTTCTGCCAAATGTTGATCCGGAAGACGATGTTGATAATCCGTACTGGACAGCCCACAAAAATCCGGTTACCGACGACGTTCATCGTTTTATCGGATCGGGATACCTTACCATGCAACCTACCGAATGGTTGAGCACTACTTACCGTCTTGGTCTCGACCATTACAATACCTTCTCACGCAACATTCTTACTCCGGGATCTGCAGTAGCTTCTCCATACGATGAAGGTCAGGTTACTGAATCACAGAGAGAAAACAACATCTTTACATCGAACTTAACTGTTTCGGCCAACAAAAAAGTTGATGATTTTGATTTGGGTCTGATGTTGGGACACAACTACGAGCAGACAACTTATTTCAGCCAACGGCAAAGTGCGATTGGTTTGCTCTCTGATTTTATGAGTGTAAACAATGCCGATCGTGAAAATCAGACATTTGATAACTACCAATCGAAGAAGCGTTTATACAGTGCTTTCGGAGAGTTTAGCGCCAGCTACAAAAACATGGTATTTATGAGTGTTACCGGCCGTAACGACTGGTCATCAACTCTGGCCGAAGAAAACCGTTCGTTTTTCTATTCTTCTGTTAGCGGTAGTTTTGTTTTTTCTGAATTATTTGGCGAAAACCGGAAAGAAACCTTCTCGTTTGGTAAAATCCGCGCTTCGTGGTCGCAGGTTGGTAAAGATGCCCCTGTGTACAAAACAGCAACTTATGTTGAAACTGTAAATACAATAGGTGGTGGCTACAAAAACCAATACACCGGTGGCAACCCGCATTTGGCTCCTGAAACTACAGAATCGACAGAACTTGGTTTAGATCTACGTTTCTTTAACGGACGACTGGGGGCTGATTTTACTTACTACAATACCCGCAGTAAAGATCAGATTATTTCGCCAAGGGTAAGTATGGCAACCGGATATATTTTCCAGTATACCAACTTCGGAACCGTTACCAACAAAGGTTTTGAGTTTACTTTAACCGGAAAACCAATCCAAAATCGTAACTGGAACTGGGAAACAACTTTAAACATTTCGCATAACAACGGAACCGTATCTGATCTGCCGGAAGGTGTTCAGCTACTTTATGTAACCGACGTTCAGGTTGGACCGGCCACACCGGCATCAATTGGCGACGATATTTTCCTTGGTCTTATTGGTACACGCTGGGAAAGAACTGATGATGGCGAATTGATCCTTGACTCTGACACAGGTCTTCCGATTACCTCTACAGATGCAACAAATGTTGTTGGCGACCGTGAACCGGACGTACTTTTGGGATGGAACAACAGCATTACGCATAAAAACTGGAACCTGTCGTTTTTAGTTGATGTAAGAATTGGCGGCGATGTTTACAATGCTACCGAATATGAAATGACTTACTCAGGAATGAGTAAAGTCACTGAAAACCGCGGAAAAACGCAAACATTTGAAGGTGTAATGATAAACAGCGAAACCGGCGAATACGAACCGACAACAAGCACAGTTACGCTAGATCAGGATTATTACCAAAACTATTACACCAAAGAGGCCGAACCATTCATTACCAGCGTTAACTGGCTCCGTTTGCGTTCTGCATCGTTGAGCTACACCGTGCCTGCTGCATTTTGCAACCGCATTGGTTTTGTAAAAGGAATTGATCTGTCGTTAACAGGAACCAACCTACTCCTGTTTACCAATTACGATGGAATGGATCCCGAGGTTAGTGCCGGAGGTTCCGGCGTATTAGGAGCCGGATCATCAGGAATTGATTATGCCGGAGTTCCTGCAACCACAAGTGTTTCATTCGGTTTAAATGTTAAGTTTTAA
- the hrpB gene encoding ATP-dependent helicase HrpB, with amino-acid sequence MNFDPHTTNLPIVDVIGEVKQHLQKENTLIVHAPPGAGKSTVLPLVLLEESWLKGQKIIMLEPRRLAARSIATRLSELLDEPVGKRVGYRIRFDNCVSKSTQLEVVTEGILTRMLQSDNALEGVGMVIFDEFHERSLFADVALALSREAQQILRPDLRIMIMSATLNMPQLTQLLNAPSVVSEGRQYAIEIHYEGDNDLKLLPELTSRVITKAVEKHDGDILVFLPGEAEIKNTETILRSKHKGIAIHPLYGQLPPQKQFAAIMPSREGRRKIILATSIAETSLTIEGVKVVVDCGFSRTLKFNPNTGLSRLETTEITLDSADQRAGRAGRLGPGVCYRMWTKATHHRLNKHRTPEIEEADLASLALEMAIWGVDDINKLTWLTPPPKGHVRQANELLEQLDAVDDGKITEHGKAIHRLPCHPRLAHMLLLAQNDDLTALACDTAAILEERDPLNRDAGIDINLRIEALRRYRTGSLKNKRLKHIAKISAQYQKMLNIDEDNSSVDPFETGLLLAYAYPERIAHATPGNNAQFKLANGNIAAAGHEDHLAHEDWLSIASVNARDGVGRIFLASPLNPRDLAPMVKTVESISWDTKRGGFSAFSELRIGSIILQQKPLQNYNIDQKIKAISDAVKKEGAWLLDFNPDVEQWQNRIICLRQWDENNDWPDVSTSHLLATNYEWLSPYLADVKKPEDLKKIDLKKVLQNHLSYELQQFLDKLAPEKLQVPSGSNIKLKYGSSGEAPILAVRLQEMFGLLETPTVNNGKEKVLLHLLSPGFKPMQVTNDLNSFWANTYFEVKKELKARYPKHHWPDNPLKAEPLRGVKHRRS; translated from the coding sequence TTGAATTTCGATCCACATACTACCAATTTACCCATCGTTGACGTTATCGGCGAAGTAAAACAACACCTGCAAAAGGAAAATACGTTAATAGTTCACGCACCTCCCGGAGCCGGGAAAAGTACTGTTCTACCACTTGTGCTTCTTGAAGAAAGCTGGCTGAAAGGGCAAAAGATTATTATGCTTGAGCCTCGCCGCCTTGCCGCCAGAAGTATTGCTACCCGCCTGTCCGAACTTTTAGATGAGCCGGTTGGGAAACGAGTTGGTTACCGCATTCGTTTTGACAATTGTGTTAGTAAATCCACACAACTGGAAGTGGTTACAGAAGGAATTCTAACCCGCATGTTGCAAAGCGATAATGCATTGGAAGGTGTTGGAATGGTTATTTTTGATGAGTTTCACGAACGTAGTCTTTTTGCCGATGTGGCTTTGGCGCTATCGCGCGAAGCGCAGCAAATTTTACGTCCTGATCTGCGTATCATGATCATGTCGGCTACCCTAAATATGCCACAACTTACGCAGTTGCTTAACGCACCGTCGGTAGTTAGCGAAGGACGCCAGTATGCTATTGAGATTCATTATGAAGGAGACAACGACCTAAAGCTTCTACCTGAATTGACCAGTCGAGTGATAACAAAAGCAGTTGAAAAGCACGATGGTGACATTTTAGTGTTTTTGCCCGGCGAAGCAGAAATAAAAAACACAGAAACTATTTTAAGAAGCAAACACAAAGGAATTGCCATTCATCCGCTTTACGGACAGCTGCCGCCACAAAAACAGTTTGCAGCCATTATGCCCAGTCGCGAAGGACGGCGAAAAATCATTCTTGCCACATCCATCGCCGAAACCAGCTTAACGATTGAAGGCGTTAAAGTTGTGGTTGACTGTGGATTTAGCCGAACACTTAAGTTTAATCCAAACACAGGTCTGTCGCGCCTCGAAACGACGGAAATAACTTTAGATTCCGCCGACCAGAGAGCCGGACGTGCAGGCCGACTTGGCCCCGGCGTTTGTTACCGCATGTGGACAAAAGCAACACATCATCGTTTGAACAAACATCGCACACCGGAAATAGAAGAAGCTGACCTTGCTTCGCTTGCCCTTGAAATGGCAATATGGGGTGTTGATGACATCAATAAATTGACATGGCTAACTCCCCCACCAAAAGGCCATGTAAGGCAAGCCAACGAATTACTGGAGCAATTGGATGCTGTTGATGACGGAAAAATTACAGAACATGGTAAAGCAATACATCGCCTGCCTTGTCATCCGCGACTGGCCCACATGTTACTTTTGGCGCAAAACGATGATCTTACAGCTCTGGCATGCGATACTGCTGCTATTTTGGAAGAACGCGATCCGCTAAACCGCGATGCCGGAATTGATATAAACTTACGCATTGAGGCTTTGCGCCGTTATCGCACCGGAAGTTTAAAAAACAAGCGACTGAAACATATTGCCAAAATTTCGGCGCAATACCAGAAAATGCTAAATATTGATGAAGATAATTCATCTGTTGATCCATTTGAAACCGGGTTATTGCTGGCCTACGCTTACCCGGAACGCATTGCTCATGCAACTCCCGGCAATAATGCCCAGTTTAAACTGGCGAACGGTAATATCGCTGCTGCCGGGCACGAAGACCATCTTGCACATGAAGATTGGCTGTCGATCGCAAGTGTAAATGCCCGCGATGGTGTTGGCCGCATATTTCTGGCATCGCCATTAAATCCACGTGACCTCGCGCCGATGGTTAAAACCGTTGAATCCATCAGCTGGGATACAAAAAGAGGTGGTTTTTCCGCTTTTTCTGAATTACGAATTGGCAGCATTATTCTTCAACAAAAGCCATTGCAGAATTATAATATCGACCAGAAAATAAAGGCTATCTCTGATGCCGTAAAAAAAGAAGGTGCCTGGTTGCTCGATTTTAATCCGGATGTAGAACAGTGGCAAAACCGAATAATCTGTCTGAGACAATGGGACGAAAATAATGATTGGCCGGATGTAAGTACAAGCCACTTGCTGGCAACCAACTACGAATGGCTTTCGCCTTACCTGGCTGATGTAAAAAAACCGGAAGACCTGAAAAAAATCGACCTGAAAAAAGTGCTGCAAAATCACTTGTCATACGAATTACAGCAATTTTTGGATAAGCTTGCTCCCGAGAAGCTTCAAGTACCGAGTGGATCTAATATCAAGTTGAAATATGGATCAAGTGGCGAAGCACCAATTCTGGCAGTTCGTTTGCAGGAAATGTTTGGTTTACTTGAAACACCAACGGTAAATAATGGGAAAGAAAAAGTCTTGTTGCACCTGTTATCACCCGGATTTAAGCCCATGCAAGTTACCAATGATTTGAACAGCTTTTGGGCAAATACCTATTTTGAAGTAAAGAAGGAATTGAAAGCACGCTATCCGAAACACCACTGGCCCGATAATCCGCTGAAAGCAGAGCCTTTGAGAGGTGTCAAACACCGACGATCTTAA
- a CDS encoding RNA polymerase sigma factor, translated as MTKEEKFNTIVSDNGERIRNICRYYNSNAEDQKDMYQEVLVNIWKSLDSFRGDSAMSTWVYRVAVNTSLTFTGKAFRHMKLMVNSETTNLNSILDGENLKQKLAEEKLLERMQLELNQLSVIDKALISLMLEGLSMKEIAEVIGITEPNVKVKIHRIKSQLKEKLKGEQL; from the coding sequence GTGACGAAAGAAGAGAAATTCAACACGATTGTATCTGACAATGGCGAGCGGATCCGCAATATCTGCAGGTATTACAATTCCAATGCTGAAGATCAGAAAGACATGTACCAGGAGGTTCTGGTAAATATCTGGAAAAGTCTGGATAGTTTCAGGGGCGACTCGGCCATGAGCACATGGGTGTACCGGGTGGCTGTAAACACATCGCTAACATTTACCGGAAAGGCTTTCAGGCATATGAAACTGATGGTAAACAGCGAAACAACAAACCTGAATTCGATATTGGATGGTGAAAACCTGAAGCAAAAACTGGCCGAGGAAAAGTTGCTGGAACGTATGCAGCTTGAGCTTAACCAGCTATCGGTAATCGATAAAGCATTGATATCGCTGATGCTCGAAGGGCTTTCGATGAAAGAGATTGCCGAGGTTATTGGTATTACCGAACCTAATGTGAAAGTGAAAATCCATCGAATTAAATCGCAATTAAAAGAAAAGCTGAAAGGAGAACAATTATGA
- a CDS encoding outer membrane protein transport protein, translating to MKHLKLKTMLVLMAGLIISSQTFATDGYFSVGYGTINKGLAGAGIAFYQGSLINGNPAGNVFLGTKYQLGVNFFNPNRKYTVTGNASEQAMFPLATGTIESDSKLFLMPSAGANWMLNDNSSISAALFGNGGMNTDYPTQTFGDQSVTTTGVNLAQMYGNITYSQKLGEKHSIGVTGVLAYQYFEAKGLTNFGGFSSNPSALSGNGTDSGFGYGFKIGYLGHLTDNFAVGVTYQSKVFMSEFDDYAGLFAEQGDFDIPSSWTAGIAWEVASDFTVMADVKQIMYGDIKSIGNPMSNLNNAMMGDATSMLGGDNGAGFGWDNIMVYKLGFNYAGVETWEFRAGLSIGDNPVPSSEVMFNILAPGVIENQIALGLSKEVGKSGNQFHVAFNYAMNNSVEGANPMAPQQTIDIEMNQFELELGFSF from the coding sequence ATGAAACACTTAAAACTAAAGACTATGCTGGTCCTAATGGCTGGTCTTATTATTTCTTCACAAACATTTGCAACCGATGGTTATTTTAGCGTTGGCTATGGTACAATTAATAAAGGATTGGCTGGTGCCGGGATTGCATTTTACCAGGGATCGCTAATTAACGGCAACCCTGCCGGTAATGTATTCCTTGGAACCAAATACCAGCTGGGAGTTAATTTCTTTAATCCAAACAGAAAGTACACTGTAACAGGAAATGCCTCAGAACAAGCTATGTTTCCATTAGCCACCGGAACAATTGAGAGTGACAGCAAATTATTTCTAATGCCATCGGCGGGTGCCAATTGGATGCTTAACGACAACTCAAGTATTTCTGCTGCCTTATTCGGAAATGGAGGAATGAACACTGATTATCCTACTCAGACTTTCGGTGATCAAAGTGTAACAACAACTGGCGTTAATCTTGCTCAAATGTACGGTAACATTACTTACTCGCAAAAACTGGGAGAAAAACACAGTATTGGTGTAACCGGCGTATTGGCTTATCAATATTTCGAGGCAAAAGGGTTAACAAATTTCGGCGGTTTTTCTTCTAATCCGTCAGCACTCTCTGGAAACGGAACCGACAGTGGTTTTGGTTACGGCTTTAAAATTGGATACCTGGGACATTTGACCGATAATTTCGCTGTTGGTGTTACCTACCAGTCGAAGGTTTTTATGAGCGAATTTGACGATTATGCAGGTCTTTTCGCTGAACAGGGAGATTTTGATATCCCATCGAGCTGGACAGCTGGTATTGCTTGGGAAGTTGCCAGCGATTTTACGGTAATGGCCGATGTGAAACAAATTATGTACGGAGATATAAAATCGATTGGAAATCCGATGTCTAACCTGAATAATGCAATGATGGGTGATGCCACCAGCATGTTAGGCGGTGATAATGGTGCCGGATTTGGATGGGACAACATTATGGTTTACAAACTTGGTTTTAACTATGCAGGTGTCGAGACCTGGGAATTCCGCGCCGGACTTTCTATTGGCGACAACCCAGTTCCTTCATCAGAAGTAATGTTTAATATTCTTGCACCTGGTGTAATTGAGAACCAGATTGCACTTGGTTTATCAAAAGAAGTTGGAAAATCGGGCAATCAATTCCACGTTGCATTTAATTATGCAATGAACAACAGCGTTGAAGGCGCAAATCCAATGGCTCCTCAACAAACTATTGACATTGAAATGAACCAGTTTGAACTGGAACTTGGATTCTCGTTCTAA
- a CDS encoding IS3 family transposase: protein MYPLTSKAVLCGLFGFSRQAWYDSKKRQSGLQMQEVFILTLVKELRGDHPRMGAEKLHHLIAPQLQDHNIKYGRDKFYYLLREHGLLVKRKRRGPKTTNSNHFYRKYSNLIREIELLSSGRLWVSDITYIRTEKGFVYLSLVTDAYSKKIVGWCLWPDLTSEGALNALRMAVAGEGVKQGLIHHSDRGIQYCCNDYVNFLKGSKINISMTENGDPYENAIAERVNGILKDEYDLNHTFSDYREALEATKVAVYKYNNKRPHRSVDFMFPTDAHLHTGVLKKHWKKRHYKANAETGESLQSVPANQD from the coding sequence ATGTACCCGCTAACAAGCAAAGCGGTACTGTGCGGACTGTTTGGGTTTAGCCGTCAGGCCTGGTACGACAGCAAAAAGCGCCAGTCGGGGCTTCAAATGCAGGAAGTATTTATATTAACATTGGTAAAAGAGCTGCGTGGGGATCACCCTCGCATGGGGGCCGAGAAGCTCCATCATTTGATAGCGCCGCAGTTACAGGACCATAATATTAAATATGGACGTGACAAATTCTACTACCTTTTGCGCGAACACGGTTTATTGGTAAAACGTAAAAGAAGAGGACCTAAAACCACGAATTCGAACCATTTTTACCGTAAATATTCCAACCTGATCCGGGAGATAGAACTACTCAGCTCAGGGCGCTTATGGGTGAGCGACATTACCTATATCCGCACCGAAAAAGGCTTTGTTTACCTTTCACTGGTAACCGATGCCTATTCGAAGAAGATAGTAGGCTGGTGCCTCTGGCCCGATTTAACCAGCGAAGGGGCATTAAACGCCTTGCGTATGGCAGTTGCAGGCGAGGGAGTGAAACAAGGTCTCATCCATCATTCTGACCGGGGGATACAATACTGTTGTAACGACTATGTGAACTTTCTGAAGGGCTCGAAAATAAATATCTCGATGACCGAAAACGGCGATCCGTACGAAAATGCAATAGCCGAAAGGGTTAATGGGATTTTAAAGGACGAATACGATTTAAACCATACATTTTCTGATTATCGGGAAGCGCTTGAAGCCACAAAAGTTGCGGTGTACAAATACAACAACAAACGGCCTCACCGCAGCGTAGACTTCATGTTTCCAACAGATGCACACTTGCATACAGGAGTACTAAAAAAACACTGGAAAAAGCGGCATTATAAGGCGAATGCGGAAACAGGGGAAAGCCTGCAGAGTGTTCCTGCAAACCAGGATTAA